From one Streptomyces sp. N50 genomic stretch:
- the rsrA gene encoding mycothiol system anti-sigma-R factor: MSCGEPHETDCSEVLDHLYEFLDSEMPDVDRAKFKQHFTECSPCLEKYGLEEAVKKLVKRCCGQDDVPTDLRAKVLGRLDLIRSGQAVPEHDLTAAPQES, translated from the coding sequence ATGAGCTGCGGAGAGCCGCACGAAACGGACTGCAGTGAGGTCCTCGACCATCTCTACGAGTTCCTCGACAGCGAGATGCCGGACGTCGACCGCGCCAAGTTCAAGCAGCACTTCACGGAGTGCTCGCCGTGCCTGGAGAAGTACGGGCTCGAAGAGGCCGTGAAGAAGCTGGTCAAGCGGTGCTGCGGGCAGGACGACGTGCCGACCGACCTGCGGGCCAAGGTCCTGGGGCGGCTCGATCTGATCCGTTCCGGGCAGGCCGTGCCCGAGCACGACCTGACGGCCGCCCCCCAGGAGTCCTGA
- a CDS encoding HD-GYP domain-containing protein, giving the protein MEATPARARAYVVCVAAGALWCLLPLPAVHTPWWAVALLAALYAGCEQVARRRFAGTFYPVLLAAAFLLPPPAAALVPLPGALFSRVDQGSPWLRRGWRAAQLALSVWAAARVHWALGGRNAVVASDFPYALVPALAAVLAFCLVLTVLDGGILALAVGAPPTPFGQWGRMPVRRAWRGLFLRSLAPIGVHGLAGLMMAVLWRSPYGPVAALLVLLPMGVSWWVFAQYHQERAAHQATIRALVQAVDIKDGYTRGHSERVGQASMMIARELGMDDSRVEVLRFAGILHDVGKLGVPTRLLRKDGPLTPEERRVIELHPEYGHEMVRGIGFLGEARAAVLHHHERLDGSGYPYGLLGSQIPESARVVAVADAFDAMTSTRSYRRARPVSAALEELSRCAGSQFDPLMVTALARALGRCGWHPSVTADEVQSSIVFPPSPPVSSVLRG; this is encoded by the coding sequence ATGGAGGCGACACCGGCACGGGCACGTGCGTACGTCGTCTGCGTCGCCGCTGGCGCCCTGTGGTGCCTGCTGCCGCTGCCGGCCGTCCACACACCCTGGTGGGCGGTCGCACTGCTGGCCGCGCTCTACGCCGGCTGCGAGCAGGTCGCCCGCCGCCGCTTCGCCGGCACCTTCTACCCGGTGCTGCTCGCCGCCGCCTTCCTCCTGCCCCCGCCCGCCGCCGCACTCGTACCTCTGCCGGGGGCGCTGTTCTCCCGCGTCGATCAGGGCTCGCCCTGGCTGCGGCGCGGCTGGCGGGCCGCGCAGCTCGCGCTGAGCGTGTGGGCGGCGGCACGGGTGCACTGGGCGCTGGGCGGGCGGAACGCCGTCGTCGCCTCCGACTTCCCGTACGCGCTGGTGCCCGCCCTGGCCGCCGTCCTCGCCTTCTGCCTGGTCCTGACCGTGCTCGACGGCGGGATCCTCGCGCTGGCCGTGGGGGCACCTCCCACGCCTTTCGGGCAGTGGGGGAGGATGCCGGTACGGCGGGCCTGGCGCGGTCTGTTCCTACGGTCCCTGGCGCCGATCGGCGTGCACGGACTCGCCGGGCTGATGATGGCCGTCCTGTGGCGCAGTCCCTACGGCCCCGTCGCCGCGCTGCTCGTGCTGTTGCCGATGGGGGTCTCCTGGTGGGTGTTCGCCCAGTACCACCAGGAACGCGCCGCACATCAGGCCACCATCCGCGCTCTCGTCCAGGCCGTCGACATCAAGGACGGGTACACCCGCGGGCACAGTGAACGGGTCGGGCAGGCGTCGATGATGATCGCGCGCGAGCTCGGCATGGACGACTCACGGGTCGAAGTGCTCCGCTTCGCCGGGATCCTGCACGACGTCGGAAAGCTGGGCGTCCCTACGCGCTTGCTGCGCAAGGACGGGCCGTTGACTCCCGAGGAGCGGCGGGTGATCGAACTGCATCCGGAGTACGGCCACGAGATGGTGCGCGGCATTGGTTTCCTGGGTGAGGCCCGTGCGGCTGTCCTGCACCACCATGAACGCCTGGACGGGAGTGGGTATCCGTACGGGCTGTTGGGGAGTCAGATCCCGGAGTCCGCAAGGGTGGTTGCTGTCGCCGATGCCTTCGACGCGATGACGTCGACCCGGTCCTACCGGCGCGCTCGGCCGGTGTCTGCCGCGCTGGAGGAACTGTCGCGCTGTGCCGGCAGTCAGTTCGACCCGTTGATGGTCACGGCGTTGGCGCGGGCGCTCGGGCGGTGTGGGTGGCATCCCTCGGTAACAGCCGACGAGGTCCAGTCGTCCATCGTCTTCCCACCCAGCCCGCCCGTTTCCAGTGTGTTGAGGGGTTGA